In a genomic window of Streptomyces noursei ATCC 11455:
- a CDS encoding tetratricopeptide repeat protein: protein MSRPGSGAEQVVRVENGFGYGVIGADLHVFPDRGPVYLLSEYDPAAGPAGRDAGWLTAQPSRLLNARFQVVDFTGRDRERAGLAAWRDGAGPRLAATWLHGPGGQGKTRLAARFAADSAAAGWKIVTATHGSGTVRPSPGSQDLRLDGAAGLLLVVDYADRWPLSHLTWLLSNQLLHRPLPTRVLLLGRSVAPWPAVRAALEEAEAATGDLALPPLDDRGGELDVRRAMFTVARDCFAARYGLADPSVIEPPGSLHLPDFGLVLALHMAALVAVDAHTRGSRPPQDMAGLSAYLLDRERRHWTQLYENRLEGLDYTTPPGAMGHVVFTAALTGATTYANGTALLSRLGLEHPGRLLADHTTCYPAEESGAVLEPLYPDRLAEDFLALSLPGHEATGYPAAPWAADTTRTLVARDGQGAPPGHTARVLTFLASAAAPHRWPHAVRHLEAVLRADPALALAAGAAALSALAACDLDTAVLEAIDAHIPGHGQVDLDAGIAAFTQRLTRHRLAATDDPAQHARLHQNLGFRMTRAGHREEAMAATERAVDIFRRLATADPAGFAPELAGALAQLSECAYKADRMRTSRRAAEEAVGIFRGLAATDRTSYEPGLALSLSQLGHGMSEERRQEEALAAAQRAMGIFQRLAATDPALHEPGLAMTLAQTAVYSWRLRRWADALTAAERSVEIIRRLVAAGPVAPVTDLTRAMVVEESDLATGLANLGFFRWGARHRDEALAALHEAAAIERRLADVNPVAHEPSLAGTLTTLGTYLALSGHAEEALSVAGEAVEICRRLAAVRAAEFEGPLRKACAAYETARDRLAGGGPRSWTMEEHYVTLLNQDEVWQDAQDRRHRLDDMEPRYCGNVLRFLLRQADDIFATLVDGLAASPEALGRWEGEDAGAWLARQPLAVALRRRSEGKPARSGLCYCGYAIQPGWNHDHCHPGIIVD, encoded by the coding sequence TTGAGCCGCCCGGGTTCGGGGGCCGAGCAGGTCGTCCGCGTCGAGAACGGTTTCGGGTACGGCGTCATCGGTGCCGATCTGCACGTCTTCCCCGACCGGGGACCGGTCTACCTGCTCTCCGAGTACGATCCGGCCGCCGGCCCCGCGGGCCGGGATGCCGGGTGGCTGACCGCCCAGCCCAGCCGCCTGCTCAACGCCCGTTTCCAGGTCGTGGACTTCACCGGCCGCGACCGGGAGCGGGCCGGACTGGCCGCATGGCGGGACGGCGCCGGTCCGCGCCTCGCGGCCACCTGGCTGCACGGCCCCGGCGGGCAGGGCAAGACGCGACTGGCGGCCCGGTTCGCCGCCGACAGTGCCGCGGCGGGCTGGAAGATCGTCACGGCCACCCATGGCTCCGGAACGGTCCGACCGAGCCCGGGAAGCCAGGACCTGCGCCTCGACGGTGCCGCCGGGCTGCTACTGGTCGTCGACTACGCCGACCGCTGGCCGCTCTCCCACCTGACCTGGCTGCTGAGCAACCAGCTGCTCCACCGTCCGCTGCCGACCCGGGTGTTGCTCCTGGGCCGGTCGGTCGCCCCCTGGCCCGCCGTACGGGCCGCCCTTGAGGAGGCGGAGGCCGCCACGGGCGACCTGGCGCTGCCCCCGCTCGACGACCGGGGCGGCGAACTCGACGTTCGGCGGGCCATGTTCACCGTCGCCCGGGACTGCTTCGCGGCCCGGTACGGACTCGCCGACCCGTCCGTCATCGAACCTCCCGGCTCTCTGCACCTGCCGGACTTCGGGCTCGTCCTGGCGCTGCACATGGCCGCGCTGGTGGCGGTCGACGCCCACACCCGGGGCAGCCGGCCCCCGCAGGACATGGCGGGCCTGTCCGCGTACCTGCTCGACCGCGAACGCCGGCACTGGACCCAGCTCTACGAGAACCGTCTGGAGGGCCTGGACTACACGACACCGCCCGGCGCCATGGGCCATGTGGTCTTCACCGCGGCCCTCACCGGAGCCACCACGTACGCGAACGGCACCGCACTGCTGAGCCGTCTCGGCCTGGAGCACCCCGGACGGCTGCTGGCCGACCACACCACGTGCTATCCGGCGGAGGAGTCCGGCGCCGTCCTGGAACCGCTCTATCCCGACCGGCTCGCCGAGGACTTCCTCGCCCTGAGCCTCCCCGGGCACGAGGCCACCGGCTATCCCGCCGCGCCCTGGGCGGCGGACACCACCCGCACGCTCGTCGCCCGCGACGGGCAGGGCGCGCCGCCCGGGCACACCGCCCGCGTGCTGACCTTCCTGGCCTCGGCGGCGGCGCCGCACCGCTGGCCGCACGCGGTCCGGCACCTCGAAGCCGTGCTGCGCGCCGACCCGGCCCTGGCCCTCGCCGCGGGCGCCGCCGCCCTGAGCGCGCTCGCCGCCTGCGACCTCGACACCGCCGTGTTGGAGGCGATCGACGCGCACATTCCCGGGCACGGCCAGGTGGACCTCGACGCCGGGATCGCGGCCTTCACCCAACGCCTCACCCGGCATCGGCTCGCCGCCACGGACGACCCGGCCCAACACGCCCGGCTGCACCAGAACCTCGGGTTCCGGATGACCCGGGCGGGACACCGGGAGGAGGCCATGGCGGCCACCGAACGGGCGGTCGACATCTTCCGGCGGCTCGCGACCGCCGACCCTGCCGGATTCGCTCCCGAACTCGCCGGTGCGCTGGCCCAGTTGAGCGAGTGCGCCTACAAGGCGGACCGTATGCGGACGAGCCGCCGGGCCGCCGAGGAGGCGGTCGGCATCTTCCGCGGACTGGCAGCCACCGACCGCACGTCCTACGAACCGGGACTCGCGCTCTCCCTTTCCCAGCTGGGACACGGCATGTCGGAGGAGCGCAGGCAGGAGGAAGCTCTGGCCGCCGCGCAGCGGGCCATGGGCATCTTCCAGCGGCTGGCCGCGACCGATCCGGCGCTCCACGAACCGGGTCTGGCCATGACACTGGCCCAAACCGCCGTCTACTCCTGGCGGTTGCGGCGCTGGGCGGATGCCCTCACCGCGGCGGAGCGCTCGGTCGAGATCATCCGACGGCTGGTGGCCGCCGGGCCCGTGGCACCCGTGACCGACCTCACCCGCGCCATGGTGGTGGAGGAGTCCGACCTTGCGACGGGCCTGGCCAACCTCGGGTTCTTCCGGTGGGGCGCGCGCCACCGCGACGAGGCACTGGCCGCCCTGCACGAGGCGGCCGCGATCGAGCGGCGGTTGGCGGACGTGAACCCGGTCGCCCATGAGCCTTCCCTGGCCGGGACCTTGACCACCCTCGGCACGTATCTCGCGCTGAGCGGGCACGCGGAGGAAGCCCTGAGCGTCGCCGGGGAGGCCGTGGAGATCTGTCGGCGGCTCGCGGCGGTGCGTGCCGCCGAGTTCGAGGGGCCGCTGCGGAAGGCGTGCGCGGCCTACGAGACCGCACGGGACCGACTGGCCGGCGGGGGACCCCGGTCCTGGACCATGGAGGAGCACTACGTGACCCTCCTCAACCAGGACGAGGTCTGGCAGGACGCCCAGGACCGCCGTCACCGCCTCGACGACATGGAGCCGCGGTACTGCGGCAACGTGCTGCGCTTCCTCCTCCGGCAGGCCGACGACATCTTCGCGACGCTGGTGGACGGGCTGGCCGCCTCCCCCGAAGCACTGGGCCGGTGGGAGGGCGAGGACGCCGGGGCGTGGCTCGCTCGGCAGCCGCTCGCGGTGGCGCTGCGCCGTCGCTCCGAGGGCAAGCCCGCCAGGTCCGGGCTCTGCTACTGCGGATACGCGATCCAGCCCGGATGGAATCATGACCATTGCCACCCGGGCATCATCGTCGACTGA
- a CDS encoding DEAD/DEAH box helicase: MGDTAEFGQTVVEVVQERWGVALQGTGLIDRFTEPGWSYEEEVPRTCPECDGRLYALRRPYESGGRVYRYVAVVCPVCPAAYTLADLGVKTYDKLWPRPTAKKTAAPRLKVTGPTLVASVEEALLGPCPVEPGVTITPLTPFRVIAASTGPAWPADLPVPRESEQRRLLWCKVTDPAWRPSEAAVSAADDVRVILPEGPAFDDLRAHLAAHGIPFRGARHWAEGEQVGTVSDLGAATGLVAHPVRTFPAKGSPMPPAPVAGPGAHAARDAFAAQWDALEDLPAADDVPYIPVTDLVPEDWAGLLPYPTFNPAQTDAVPAVMDSDDHLIVVAPTGAGKTPIGMVAALRAHARGRKAAWLVPQRSLTDELDRELENWRRHGLEVVRLTGEYAVDTQLIREADIWVATTEKFEAICRNGSLGGALAEVGALVVDEIHLLGDPGRGAVLEAVLTRVREDSAQTRIVGLSATVANADQVAAWLGARLIRTSWRPTRLTWQIPMLPAPRDGERSTQAVAARTDAAVRLARSFTDEDGSVLVFCSSKRGVRATALALAADRGVPTRGVDTDDTELVERLCSSAGVGLHYRDWPFKREAERAFRAREIDVLVATSTVAAGVNLPARAVVVRDVRLGRNRIEVSMVQQMFGRAGRVGAGEREGWAFLLADETERPEWQARLTAGYTVRSRIGDRLPNHLLAEVVQGRVGSMKEAEDWWTDTFAFHQGHDSVEPLHDAALQLAEAGFLRIAPGPQGAEFLEATEPGMLTSRFMVDAELAHELSEAVRRVRVPEDPDHAEALLTELLSIQLPELAEAAFSDRARATLRRVLHHQGRAERLEHDRGLPDKDEGLLPGELAHAVLLLVARSPRLFVARGGYVLGIPTDSLTGILDEAQRYLAWLGSQGELGTVHPWAAVVAADLAERIRWRALGPGRGAGRLLWMCGRMATPQLAPRLVPRMWRAARDRSVGAPDWTGTTPPRDSALSPERYQALLKLRATGAAFTTHPGSVRVEAPHGAVICLWDGATTVRYTTDGQPAHLEYPTPAPDDPSTGRRGAAVFTHGDRFAAGWLAAYNGVGVGPQ; encoded by the coding sequence GTGGGGGATACGGCTGAGTTCGGCCAGACGGTCGTGGAAGTCGTGCAGGAACGCTGGGGCGTCGCACTGCAGGGCACCGGGCTCATCGACCGCTTCACCGAACCGGGGTGGAGCTACGAGGAGGAGGTGCCCCGCACCTGCCCGGAGTGCGACGGGCGTCTGTACGCGCTCCGCAGGCCGTACGAGTCGGGCGGGCGGGTCTACCGCTATGTGGCCGTCGTCTGCCCGGTCTGCCCCGCGGCGTACACGCTCGCCGACCTCGGCGTGAAGACCTACGACAAGCTGTGGCCGCGGCCCACGGCGAAGAAGACCGCGGCCCCGCGGCTCAAGGTGACCGGACCGACGCTCGTCGCCAGCGTCGAGGAGGCGCTCCTCGGGCCCTGTCCCGTGGAACCCGGTGTCACCATCACCCCCCTCACCCCCTTCAGGGTCATCGCCGCTTCCACCGGACCGGCCTGGCCCGCGGACCTCCCGGTGCCGAGGGAGAGCGAGCAGCGCCGCCTGTTGTGGTGCAAGGTGACCGACCCGGCCTGGCGACCGTCCGAGGCGGCGGTCTCGGCGGCCGACGACGTCCGCGTCATCCTCCCCGAGGGCCCCGCCTTCGACGACCTGCGCGCGCACCTGGCAGCCCACGGCATACCGTTCCGCGGCGCCCGGCACTGGGCGGAGGGCGAACAGGTCGGCACCGTGTCCGACCTCGGCGCCGCCACGGGGCTGGTGGCCCATCCGGTCCGCACGTTCCCCGCCAAGGGATCCCCGATGCCGCCCGCGCCCGTCGCGGGCCCCGGGGCCCACGCGGCCCGGGATGCGTTCGCGGCCCAGTGGGACGCCCTGGAGGACCTCCCGGCCGCCGACGACGTCCCGTACATACCGGTGACCGACCTCGTTCCCGAGGACTGGGCCGGCCTGCTGCCGTACCCCACCTTCAACCCGGCCCAGACCGACGCCGTTCCGGCGGTGATGGACAGCGACGACCACCTGATCGTCGTCGCCCCGACCGGGGCGGGCAAGACACCGATCGGCATGGTCGCCGCACTCCGGGCGCACGCCCGCGGCCGCAAGGCGGCCTGGCTCGTGCCCCAGCGGTCGCTGACCGACGAACTCGACCGCGAACTGGAGAACTGGCGACGGCACGGGCTGGAGGTCGTCCGGCTCACGGGCGAGTACGCCGTCGACACCCAGCTCATCCGCGAGGCCGACATCTGGGTCGCCACCACCGAGAAGTTCGAGGCGATCTGCCGGAACGGATCGCTCGGCGGTGCCCTCGCCGAGGTCGGCGCCCTGGTCGTCGACGAGATCCATCTGCTCGGCGACCCGGGGCGCGGCGCCGTGCTGGAAGCCGTCCTGACGCGGGTGCGCGAGGACAGCGCCCAGACCCGCATCGTCGGGCTCTCGGCGACCGTGGCCAACGCCGACCAGGTCGCCGCATGGCTGGGGGCCCGGCTGATCCGCACCTCGTGGCGGCCCACCCGGCTGACCTGGCAGATCCCCATGCTCCCCGCGCCGCGCGACGGCGAACGCTCCACGCAGGCCGTCGCCGCCCGCACGGACGCGGCCGTGCGGTTGGCCCGGTCCTTCACCGACGAGGACGGCAGCGTGCTCGTCTTCTGCAGCAGCAAGCGCGGGGTGCGTGCGACGGCACTCGCCCTCGCCGCGGACCGGGGCGTGCCGACGCGGGGCGTCGACACGGACGACACGGAACTCGTCGAGCGGCTGTGCAGCAGCGCCGGCGTGGGGCTGCACTACCGTGACTGGCCGTTCAAACGCGAGGCCGAACGCGCCTTCCGGGCCCGCGAGATCGACGTCCTGGTCGCGACCTCCACGGTGGCCGCCGGAGTGAACCTCCCGGCCCGCGCCGTCGTCGTGCGCGACGTCCGGCTGGGCCGCAACCGGATCGAAGTGTCCATGGTGCAGCAGATGTTCGGCCGCGCCGGGCGGGTCGGCGCCGGAGAACGGGAGGGCTGGGCCTTCCTGCTGGCGGACGAGACGGAACGCCCGGAGTGGCAGGCCCGGCTGACCGCCGGCTACACCGTGCGCTCCCGCATCGGTGACCGGCTGCCCAACCACCTTCTCGCCGAAGTGGTGCAGGGCCGTGTGGGCTCGATGAAGGAGGCCGAGGACTGGTGGACCGACACGTTCGCCTTCCACCAGGGGCACGACAGCGTCGAACCGCTCCATGACGCGGCGCTCCAGCTGGCGGAGGCGGGGTTCCTGCGCATCGCCCCCGGCCCGCAGGGCGCGGAATTCCTGGAGGCCACCGAACCGGGCATGCTGACCAGCCGCTTCATGGTCGACGCCGAACTCGCGCACGAGCTGTCCGAAGCCGTGCGCAGGGTGCGGGTGCCCGAGGACCCCGACCACGCCGAGGCCCTCCTGACCGAGCTGCTGAGCATCCAGCTCCCCGAACTGGCGGAAGCGGCCTTCAGCGACCGGGCGCGCGCCACGCTGCGGCGGGTGCTGCACCATCAGGGCCGCGCGGAGCGGCTGGAGCACGACCGGGGGCTGCCGGACAAGGACGAGGGCCTGTTGCCGGGCGAACTGGCCCACGCGGTACTGCTGTTGGTCGCCAGGAGCCCGCGGTTGTTCGTCGCCCGCGGCGGATACGTGCTCGGCATCCCGACCGACAGCCTGACCGGCATCCTGGACGAGGCCCAGCGCTATCTGGCCTGGCTGGGATCCCAGGGCGAGCTGGGCACCGTCCACCCCTGGGCGGCCGTCGTGGCCGCGGACCTCGCCGAGCGCATCCGCTGGCGCGCCCTCGGGCCAGGCCGCGGCGCCGGTCGGCTGCTGTGGATGTGCGGGCGGATGGCCACGCCGCAGCTCGCCCCTCGGCTCGTCCCGCGCATGTGGCGTGCGGCGCGGGACCGGAGCGTCGGCGCCCCGGACTGGACGGGCACCACCCCACCGCGCGACAGCGCGCTCTCACCGGAGCGCTACCAGGCACTGCTGAAACTGCGGGCCACCGGCGCCGCATTCACCACGCACCCCGGCTCCGTGCGCGTCGAGGCCCCGCACGGTGCGGTGATCTGCCTGTGGGACGGCGCGACGACCGTCCGGTACACGACGGACGGCCAGCCGGCCCACCTGGAGTATCCGACCCCGGCCCCCGACGACCCCTCGACGGGCCGACGGGGAGCAGCGGTCTTCACCCACGGTGACCGCTTCGCCGCCGGCTGGCTCGCGGCCTACAACGGGGTCGGTGTGGGGCCTCAATAG
- a CDS encoding M15 family metallopeptidase: MALGSLGMILLSDPQVIEIPVADCGEPLAEIATVPAMTLDPRERDELAAYGRVRAGVLQRLGSASDTLPTGIGLLVIEGHRSPAEQARRFALYEDRLRRSGISDPAELRRRASAFVSPVEVAPHCAGAAVDLTLVDADGAELDMGGAVNGHRTGDERWCPFDAPGLSPTARDNRDLLARCLREEGFVNYPSEWWHWSYGDRYWALVTGAPAAVYGPICSGQATSPGASERQDRPVRQGP, translated from the coding sequence ATGGCGCTGGGCTCGCTCGGCATGATCCTGCTGAGCGATCCGCAAGTGATCGAGATTCCGGTGGCGGACTGCGGCGAACCCCTTGCGGAGATCGCCACAGTGCCGGCCATGACGCTGGACCCGCGAGAGCGAGACGAACTCGCGGCATATGGACGAGTCAGGGCCGGCGTGCTCCAACGCCTGGGCTCGGCCTCCGACACACTCCCCACCGGTATCGGGCTCCTGGTGATCGAGGGGCATCGCAGTCCGGCCGAGCAGGCCCGTCGGTTCGCACTGTACGAGGACCGCCTTCGCCGTTCGGGCATCAGCGACCCGGCGGAGCTTCGGCGCCGGGCAAGCGCTTTCGTCTCCCCGGTCGAGGTGGCCCCGCACTGCGCCGGCGCGGCGGTGGACCTGACGCTCGTCGACGCGGATGGCGCGGAACTGGACATGGGCGGCGCGGTGAACGGGCACCGCACGGGCGACGAGAGGTGGTGTCCCTTCGACGCTCCGGGTCTGTCGCCGACCGCGCGCGACAACCGTGACCTGCTGGCCCGGTGTCTGCGCGAGGAGGGCTTCGTCAACTACCCGAGCGAGTGGTGGCATTGGTCGTACGGGGACCGCTACTGGGCGCTCGTGACCGGTGCCCCCGCCGCCGTCTACGGGCCGATCTGCTCCGGCCAGGCCACGTCCCCCGGTGCAAGTGAACGGCAAGATCGACCCGTACGCCAAGGACCGTGA